ATAAGTATTGTCGTTATCTGATGCATGCATCATGGGCTGAATGTGGATAGGCTATTTTAACAGGAGGGGTTGGAAGACCAAATTTTTAGACTATGCAAGAGTAGCTCATCTGAAAGGAGTTTATACATGAAAACAATCGACATTATAGGAGGACTGAAAAGAACCATTTAGATGACAACAAGCGAAGTGGTTCATGCAATAAAACTAGAGTATCCACACAAAGCATCTTGTCAATCAGCAACATAGCACATGCCACACAGAGGTGTTGTCAAGTTCTGTCACTGCAACATGGTATACACAATTTGGGAAGGTGCACTTCCCTTTCTGCCTACCTTATTGGCATAATAACTTGGTAACCAGTTAATTATCATttgttaaataaatatatatctcatTAAGGATCTACCTGCCCATTCCTAAGAATACGTAATGCATGCTTCCTAAAAGAGCTAAAAGGAATCATCATGTGCGCAGCAGTTAGTTTCAAGGGAGGATAATAGTAAAAACACGGCTCCGTGCTGTCAATAAAACTTGATCCTTCCAGCAAATACATTGTGCaactaagataaaatatatgcaccAAAAAGTTAATAATGTTGCAAATTGCATTCAAAGATTATATTATTCCCTAAACTTACTGGTCAGCCTCTCTACGACTTGACTTGTTTGAGTCCTTTCCATGCATTCTAGGAAGGTCATCAGGATGTGACGCCCGATGCTGTGAAATTGCTCCCTTTCGGTCCCGCTCTCGTGTTTCAAATAACTGCGAGCTACTGGTTCCATGGCTGGGAAGCTGTGGAGCAGAAGGTGCGTATTCACCAGCTTCTAAACCAGACTGATCTCTCTTAATCTTCCGCCGTTTGGAAGCACTATTTGGATCACTTTCTTCCTTCACAATGCTACCTTTGTCCCTATCCCGGTCGTCTACCTGTAAAAGCAACAATATGTCAGCAAGAAAATCAAGCATGCTCTTTGGGCTACAGGCTGCAAGCTCACAAAGGGAATGACTGCACATCTTAAACCTGAAGCCATATCATTTGAGTGATATAGCTTTCAAGTGACAACGAAAACAAGTAGTGAGCACCACACAATCATTTTCTATAAACTGAACAAGAGTAAACAGTGGTTCAATCACAGAAGATGGAGATGGTAAAGACCTTGCTTGATGAAACATCCCTGTCTTCACGCTTTCTGTCCCGAATATCTTCCTCTCTCCGGTGTTTTCCATCATCCTGCAATGACGTAGTGTTCTCCTCCAAGTGCCACTTTTCTTTATCATCACGCCTAGGAGATGATCGTTGGCTATGCCTAGTGCTACCACCCCTTCGGTCAGTATCTTCATCTCTCCTGTTAGCACCAACTGATTGGGGTACAAAACTTGCTGGAaggggtggaggtggtggcaaGCTTTGTCCTCGGAACCGTTCTGCCCGTTCATCAGAAGGATGTGCACGATCTATGGAGGGTTCAGCATGCTTAGCTTTacttctctcctccttattcctGTCTTCTCTTCCTTTATCAGGAGCTCTATCTGTCCCACGTTCTTGCACTCTTTCAATAGAACGCTCTCTCCTCTCCAATGATTTATCTGTTGGTCTCTCAATCGTGTCTTCTCCCCGACGCCTCTCAGTTCGATCTGCTTTTTCTCTAGGATCCCTATCATATTTGTCAtcaaccttttcttttaatttctcTGGCCTACTTATGATTTGTTCCTCACTAGTACTTTTCTCATGATCCATGGGACGAAACTTATCTACCAACCTTGAGTCCAAATTTTTGTCCTTATCTGCGTGTTCTGAGAAGTCACCATCCCGGCTTTCACTCTCCCCTTTCCTCCGTTTAGTTCCTCTATCTTGTTCTTCAGCAGGAACAAAtctcttttgctgtttcataTTAGAGTCAATCAAGTAAGTAGATTCACCAGAGGGATTAGCTGCTCCACCAGTATGTGTAACCAACAGTGTTGATTTTTGGGAGGATGCCGATACCTTCCGTGGCGCCATATGTAAGTTACCGTTGCTAGCAGCCAATGAATTAGCAGTGGTATCATGCACACCATCAGCTGTCTGAGATGATACTTCTTTATCAACAGGAACTGAAGAGGCTTGCTGAGTAACACCTCTGCTTGTAGATTTCCCAGATTTTGTATCTTCCTTTATCAAATCATGCTTAGATGTCTTCCCAGCATTGTGTGACACACGCTTTTGTGACACCCTTGTCTGTCGTAGCAAAAACAATTAGAAATAGATTGTTGCTCAATGCTTTGCATCCAAACATAATAAAGCAATATAAATTACCCTagttatataatagtttaaaTCATTTATATGATAAACATGTAAACAGGGAAGTACCTCAGATTCTGCAGAAGGCTTTGAAACCTTAACTCCCTCATCAGAAAGAAGTTTGGGAGGTTCATCAGAGCCTCGTATAACCCCTGAAGCTTTTCCTTGTGCAGAGGAAGATGATATTTGGTTTTCAGATCCATTGGACGATaagacatttttcttttgttgagcATCAGACTTCATGGCACCTTCTGATCTTTCATGCCTACCCTCTATGGATTTCGCACGGACACTCTGATCTTTTGCTGTCAAAGGATCTGTTGATTGATTTCCTACAGGAGATCCAAAAATTAGTCATTTTAGGTTAATAATTTCAAGAAAAGACGTGGCACCTTTTGTACGTTCTATGTACCAGGTAAAACTTTTGCTGGCCCTTGCTTCAGTTCAAGGAGACCCATGCCAAATTCTTCTTCAGATAGCCATGAACTCTACATAAGATCCAAAAGCCCACATGTACATgtcataattataaaattataaaatcaggTGTCTCCTGGTAGGCAGAGAAAATAATGCTAAGGTGCAACACAATATTTTACCTTACGAGCTGCCAAAGCAGCAGCTACACCAGTCGCCAGAACTTTCAGATCTTCCCTTTCATCCCCCTTGAGCTTCGCAACCTGGTAAGACATACTGGTGAGAAACTTTCGCAGAAGAGCACAAACAATAGTGACTTATTATTGGTACATACACGCTTCTCAAGATTTACTCCACTTTTACGAATCACAGGAAAAATGCTAGATATCTTCGTGAGCACAATAAGGGCATTTCTGATTTCCATGTATTCTTTTGATTCCATGCACTGGTTCAGCACCTTAGTTATTCTTCCACTCCACTTCCAATGAACCTTCAGGAGCATGGAAAAGATGTTAAAAATGTATAACATGaagaaaatggaaattttAATGATGACTAATATTTGGatgtaggatttttttttcctcatgaTTTTGCAGGTGCAAATGAATCTACTACAAAATCAGACAAGACCAATCCACATGCAGCATAAGCCCCCAAGTTTGGACTTTGGAATCAGTAGGTTTTCAATGGATATTTTCCAAATGGACGCAATAACGAACTAGACAAGTAGCAAAACCTTgtttactaaatatattttccaaatGGAGGCAATAACTCCATATGGGACTCATTCGACAGGTATCAGAAACATCTGATTTAGTTGAATGAGGCCAAGTTCTTCTAACATAGTTTCTGAGTATGGGAAGGGGTTCAAAATCGTAAATCCAAGAACTTAATGCCATCAAAATTGTCTGAAACCTCATCCAGTGAATCACAATAAGAGGTACAATGTTATCATATAACCATGAGATTACTTCCCATGTGGTTTTGCCATTGACAAAAACATGGGATAACTTCCTCGAGcgaaaattatatgtatacttCTTTTGTATATGTACAGCCAGGAAGCACATCTGGAACGTCTAGAGAAACCATATCATGCCATACTGGGGTTCCATGTCATTATCCACCTGTCCTAACATAACTACtgcaagtatatatatttagcacACGCCCCTAGAGTTTGTATCTTTTAGTGATcgacaaacaaattaagttataTTGTGGTTCCTCTGGGTCATTTTTCCACATTGGAATTTTGAGGGGACAAAACATaatgaacaaaaaataattatgcatGTAAATAATTGCAAGGGATGAGTACATACTCGAACAAACTGGCCATACGATACGCGTTGGCTGTTTGGAAATCTGATGTACACAGCGAAACCTGGCTTATTTCCACATTCACGCTCATACAAAGATTCATCGCTCTGCAAAAGGTGACATGAATACTTAGAAGCATTAAACAACCATCAGAAAAGCTGTCCAATAAAAGTATGAAAAGAGTGTGGCAATAAAATACCTTCCAATGGTAGGCCATCTTCAGTGTTTCATGAAGAAACCTTCCAAGCCTTCCGGCCTCATACTCTGTGCAGCTACAGATCATTGGCTGTAGAGTCTTGCAGATGAAAACATCTATATGATTCACCGTGTTGAAACATGGAGTTTCAAGTGAGTGCAGTGTTTGGACAAACAGAGCACAATACACAGCATCCTGCATGCTAAAAACACAGCGAGGGAATATGCAACGCTGGAGAAATTCCATGTTGATCTTCAGAGCATCTGGACTGGAACTCAACCACTTAACCTTTTCACGATCTAGCCTTTGGAGCACTGATGCAATGTGTTGCTGGTGCTTCTGAGATTCATTGTTCAATTTGTCAAGCAAATCTTGGATTCTCTCCTTGTCTTTCTTGCGTCGCGAGATTGCAATACTAGAGTTATCTGAGTTATCTTCCAGTTGTTTAAGATTTTCATGcaatttctttatttctgCATCATAGCGATCTTTGGGGAAATGAAGGTCATAAAGTGTTAACCCCCAGAAAGTAGCATACAAATCAGGTGATAAACCATTCCAGGCTTTTGTTGGCAAAGTTTTCCGGATTGTGCTAAGAAGATCTGACCACCTGTAGCAAAACAGAAAACAGAGTTAAAATGACATGTATATGTCAAATAAGTGAAAGTTTGAACTCTGACCAAGGAATATTCACTAAGTTAAATCATAGATTTCTGATGGTAAAACTTACTCAAGAACTATGGTACAGTTACTACTCAATCGTTCTTACCAGACTTCAGGAGTCTGGACCCCAAGGTCTTCCCTTGTCTTCGGTCAACCAAAAGGGGATCAAATTCTCATAATTCATTCTGCTCTGATGCTCTCAAGGGCATATGGTCTCACTTCATCCgtttttcattattttcatttattcttATGCCTACACTTCTAGTGACGTTAAAACTAATCTATGAAAAGACATGTTGACTGAATCTTGTGTGTAAGTCAGCAACACAAaggtgaaaataaaataactgaAATGTGATCACTCATAATATTCAAATATTGAATAAACGTAGAAATGCACAACTATTATTGAACTGAATATAGTATTTAGTGCACACATTATTTAGGTCATATGTGATATTAAAGGACTGTGATTATGGCATAATGTCAATTAGCATCTCTTGCGGAGTAAAACATCATGCAAACTCATAAAAAGATGTTCATAAAACACTTACATTATTGGCTTGTGAGACATTTCAAGCTGCAATATCAGATCATCACATGATACAGACTCCCCTTCTTCATTGTCATCCAGTGGCCAACAGGTGTCGCCACCATTAGTGCTTTTGAAAAGCCTCATCACAGGTCGATATATAAGAAAAGCAACCTAGATTGGAGTGAAAGTACTAGAATGTTTACTAAAGTAGAGGTGCAATAAATAAGGGGATAATCCTATACACAAACAGTAAAGAGGCACATAGTACAAGTGTATTACATCAGGCtcgatatgatatttattGATCAGATCTTCCATCGGAGGTATTAGTTGAACATAAGTTGTTGGATTTATAGCAGTTGAAAGAAACTCAACATACTGAAGTAATATTCCATGGCACCGGTCAAATTGCTCACTGACCATTTTGATATATGTGGCATCAGCATTAATTATAATCCTGAAAAAATAGCAATACTAAGTTTAAATATTGGTAACCAAAGTGGGTTGAATATGAAAATCACAAGGATCAACACATGAAATTATACAGCAATCcgaaaattgaaaataataaagcaCTAGTCATTTGGTGCTTTCTAGGCATAATATAAGCATCTGGACAGAATATTCACTGCATAGCTTGCTGTTCATATCTtgttaggccacgttcggcagcACTGCTTATTTGCCCaaattccctcgtttttcgcacacacgcttcccgaactgctaaacagtgtgttttttgcgaaaattttctataggaaagttgcttttaaaatcatattaatctatttttaaattttttataactaataattaattaatcatgtattaatctattactgcgTTTTCCACGGCGGACTACTAATCCCCAAACGAATGCAGCCTTAGTATGTCATGtcatctactccctccattccaaaatgcatttctaggttgtttagcagAGATTAAGGCTGAGGAAGAAAGACTCCAGTGCCCCTCATTAAATGGCGAATTGTTAGAGGTGGGAGGGTGGTTGGGGGTAAGATGTGAAGAGATTAAAATGGGAAGTGATTGATGGACAAGCTGTACTCTGGCTAGAGCTAgaagtgcttatattttggtacaaaattcaaattcaaatgctagaagtgcttatattttgaaacagagtGAGTAATTATCATATTGCATAATTATGACAGATTTAAGTCCACGTAGACACGTAGTCAGAAGGCATAAGAGAAATAGAGACAATGTGTGCCCCATCAAGGTTCAAAAGAACGGCAATATGCATATGTAGGACAACAAAGAGTTGTTGCAGAAAACCTTACTTGGATCGATGCTGAGCAATAAGCAGTAATAGGGGAATCGCAAGTTTAGGTTCTTCTTTTGGAAGCAGAGAATCCCTCAACTTATTTGTAGACTTACTCAAAACCTACAAAATAGGTATATTGTTTTAGTGAATGGACCTCAACATGGAATTGTGAAGGTAGAAATGCTGCTTCGAGACCTTAGAATTTCTTGTTGATCCAAATAGTGAAGCTTGAAGCCGCAATGTTTCACTTCCAGCCATAGCATCGACCTGTTCCTCAGTCATGTTCTCAGTGTAGTGCACATTTGCCATTTGCTGAATGAGTTCCTGCAAGAGATGATCATGTTAGACTTCAGATTCATACAATTCCAAGGTAGCAAGGAATCTTGAAGATAGCAATTATACCTCCAGTACAACAAGTTCAATGCCTGAGTCTTTCTTCAGTTGATTAACAAGGTACTGGAAAAGGCTTCTCAGTTCCACCGAATGATGCTTTTTGCACCTGTTAAAATGTATTGATTAAAATACTTCATCAATAGAGGAACAAAGTTAATCACTCGTGATGGCATGCACAAATAAGagtcaacaaaataaaaggataATAATCCTGTTACTGGAAAGGGGAAAGCATGTGTTAAAAAATGCACTGGCCATTCAGAAGCCAAAAATACATACAGGTGCCCCCAAAATGATGCAAGACACTGAAGCCAATCTGACAGATTAAGACCATCATCTTTAAGTTTCTCACGGCCACCTTGAGCCAAGCGTTCAATTACAATATATTGCAAGATGTCAAACTCCAGctgcaattaaaaaaagaatatttaaaaatgagcCCATATAAAACAGAACTAGATGTACATAGAGAAAAATGGAATGACATGAGTATATACACAAAGCATACAGAACAAACATGGCAAATACCTGAGTCAAGTATTTAAAAGCATCCACAACTGGAGTAATCATGTCCCTATATGCTTCAACCTGAAAATTGCAAGGTGCATtgtaaatgtaaaaaaaaaggaagtggCGAAGATAAAGcacaaaaaaatgataaaaataatcaggagtttcttgaacaaaacaattaaGGAACCATTTCCAAAAGaggcaaaaaaaagaatattaagGTGAACTCGCAGAATCACTGGATATCACAATTAACCCAGTAATACCTGTCTACAAATCCTCTCCTTCAAAATTATGGTAGCATAGTTACAATTAACAATGATTGTGCTGATTCACAGAGACTAAGGAAGAGTTGTAAATGGCATGCCCCTACTTGCAAGAAAATTGACAATATGCCACTCACTAGAATGGATTTGTTAAAATGGCACTCAATAGTCAATAGGTTGCCATACTGGTTAGAATGCCATTTGGGGGACTTTGAGccgtatatttttttccttttccatttttttttcagatttgtcATGCGAACTGACTGTTTTGCCCCTTCCCATTCAGACATGTCATAGGAGGACCTAGCGATGGCAGGCATTAGTTGAGGGGTCCGGTGCATGCCAAATACAAGATTACATAGAATAGAAATGTCACCACTGAGAGGGCAATCTGAATCATCATAATGAGAACATCTAATGCACAACAAGCTGGTGAAGGGTGCCAAAACTAGAAAAGCTTGGATTTGCTAAGCACATGTaggtgtaaaaaaatattggggaTAAATGCAGTTAGGATTAATCTGTAAGATGTAACGTGGATTGGCTACCTCCAAAACCAGAGAAGTAAAAAAAGAACGTGGTATAAGTCATTTactaaaataagtaaataacaacaTTGACTGGTCTAAATGGAAGTAGGTATATCTCATGTTTCTAAAGTAAAGCATTATGTTTAACTGCAGTGcgataaacatattttacatAACTTTATCGCAACTAGCAATTATATGTGCATAATGTTCATTCAAGATACCTGCTGGATAATCGTCCGCAGTACAGTCATTGGATTTGCATGGGCAAGTTTAGCCACCATGCGGCCAAGCTGCTTAAGATTTTCCTTAGCAAGCCGCTTTAAGAGCCTTCTGGTATCCAACTAATCA
This is a stretch of genomic DNA from Oryza brachyantha chromosome 1, ObraRS2, whole genome shotgun sequence. It encodes these proteins:
- the LOC102707645 gene encoding THO complex subunit 2 isoform X1 yields the protein MSPPLQAPDYKHVTEECLREWKSQSAAAAFRVPDPVPMARFLYELCWAVVRGDLPPQKCRVALDSVEFVEEARREEVGSVLADIIAHLGQDVTISGEYRNRLVKMTKSFVESSLIVPRLLQERCEEEFLWEVEQSKSKGQDLKAKEVRVNTRLLYQQTKFNLLREESEGYAKLVTLLCQIGSDLACQNSSSVTISIIKSLIGHFDLDPNRVFDIVLDCFELYPDSTIFYQLIPLFPKSHAAQILGFKFQYYQRLDVNSTVPPGLFRIAALLVKSGFIDLDSLYAHLLPNDDEAFEHFESFVMRRIDEASKIGKINLAATGKDLMDDEKQEITIDLYTALEMENDIVEERAPEIEKNQKLGLLLGFLSVHDWDHAQILFDRLARLNPIEHVEICDGLFRIIESSISSAYDIIFQTYYKMHRNTGAHMMETSPSSSQSSVVDLPKEFFQMLSACGPYLHRDTQLFQKVCRVLKAYYLSSKEPNRTAGVVSPDSRIEEALGSCLLPSLQLIPANPAVDMEIWGVLSLLPYEARYRLYGEWEKDTEQNPIVLAARQTAKLDTRRLLKRLAKENLKQLGRMVAKLAHANPMTVLRTIIQQVEAYRDMITPVVDAFKYLTQLEFDILQYIVIERLAQGGREKLKDDGLNLSDWLQCLASFWGHLCKKHHSVELRSLFQYLVNQLKKDSGIELVVLEELIQQMANVHYTENMTEEQVDAMAGSETLRLQASLFGSTRNSKVLSKSTNKLRDSLLPKEEPKLAIPLLLLIAQHRSKIIINADATYIKMVSEQFDRCHGILLQYVEFLSTAINPTTYVQLIPPMEDLINKYHIEPDVAFLIYRPVMRLFKSTNGGDTCWPLDDNEEGESVSCDDLILQLEMSHKPIMWSDLLSTIRKTLPTKAWNGLSPDLYATFWGLTLYDLHFPKDRYDAEIKKLHENLKQLEDNSDNSSIAISRRKKDKERIQDLLDKLNNESQKHQQHIASVLQRLDREKVKWLSSSPDALKINMEFLQRCIFPRCVFSMQDAVYCALFVQTLHSLETPCFNTVNHIDVFICKTLQPMICSCTEYEAGRLGRFLHETLKMAYHWKSDESLYERECGNKPGFAVYIRFPNSQRVSYGQFVRVHWKWSGRITKVLNQCMESKEYMEIRNALIVLTKISSIFPVIRKSGVNLEKRVAKLKGDEREDLKVLATGVAAALAARKSSWLSEEEFGMGLLELKQGPAKVLPGNQSTDPLTAKDQSVRAKSIEGRHERSEGAMKSDAQQKKNVLSSNGSENQISSSSAQGKASGVIRGSDEPPKLLSDEGVKVSKPSAESETRVSQKRVSHNAGKTSKHDLIKEDTKSGKSTSRGVTQQASSVPVDKEVSSQTADGVHDTTANSLAASNGNLHMAPRKVSASSQKSTLLVTHTGGAANPSGESTYLIDSNMKQQKRFVPAEEQDRGTKRRKGESESRDGDFSEHADKDKNLDSRLVDKFRPMDHEKSTSEEQIISRPEKLKEKVDDKYDRDPREKADRTERRRGEDTIERPTDKSLERRERSIERVQERGTDRAPDKGREDRNKEERSKAKHAEPSIDRAHPSDERAERFRGQSLPPPPPLPASFVPQSVGANRRDEDTDRRGGSTRHSQRSSPRRDDKEKWHLEENTTSLQDDGKHRREEDIRDRKREDRDVSSSKVDDRDRDKGSIVKEESDPNSASKRRKIKRDQSGLEAGEYAPSAPQLPSHGTSSSQLFETRERDRKGAISQHRASHPDDLPRMHGKDSNKSSRREADQVHEREWEEEKRPRAETKRKHRK
- the LOC102707645 gene encoding THO complex subunit 2 isoform X2 — its product is MSPPLQAPDYKHVTEECLREWKSQSAAAAFRVPDPVPMARFLYELCWAVVRGDLPPQKCRVALDSVEFVEEARREEVGSVLADIIAHLGQDVTISGEYRNRLVKMTKSFVESSLIVPRLLQERCEEEFLWEVEQSKSKGQDLKAKEVRVNTRLLYQQTKFNLLREESEGYAKLVTLLCQIGSDLACQNSSSVTISIIKSLIGHFDLDPNRVFDIVLDCFELYPDSTIFYQLIPLFPKSHAAQILGFKFQYYQRLDVNSTVPPGLFRIAALLVKSGFIDLDSLYAHLLPNDDEAFEHFESFVMRRIDEASKIGKINLAATGKDLMDDEKQEITIDLYTALEMENDIVEERAPEIEKNQKLGLLLGFLSVHDWDHAQILFDRLARLNPIEHVEICDGLFRIIESSISSAYDIIFQTYYKMHRNTGAHMMETSPSSSQSSVVDLPKEFFQMLSACGPYLHRDTQLFQKVCRVLKAYYLSSKEPNRTAGVVSPDSRIEEALGSCLLPSLQLIPANPAVDMEIWGVLSLLPYEARYRLYGEWEKDTEQNPIVLAARQTAKLDTRRLLKRLAKENLKQLGRMVAKLAHANPMTVLRTIIQQVEAYRDMITPVVDAFKYLTQLEFDILQYIVIERLAQGGREKLKDDGLNLSDWLQCLASFWGHLCKKHHSVELRSLFQYLVNQLKKDSGIELVVLEELIQQMANVHYTENMTEEQVDAMAGSETLRLQASLFGSTRNSKVLSKSTNKLRDSLLPKEEPKLAIPLLLLIAQHRSKIIINADATYIKMVSEQFDRCHGILLQYVEFLSTAINPTTYVQLIPPMEDLINKYHIEPDVAFLIYRPVMRLFKSTNGGDTCWPLDDNEEGESVSCDDLILQLEMSHKPIMWSDLLSTIRKTLPTKAWNGLSPDLYATFWGLTLYDLHFPKDRYDAEIKKLHENLKQLEDNSDNSSIAISRRKKDKERIQDLLDKLNNESQKHQQHIASVLQRLDREKVKWLSSSPDALKINMEFLQRCIFPRCVFSMQDAVYCALFVQTLHSLETPCFNTVNHIDVFICKTLQPMICSCTEYEAGRLGRFLHETLKMAYHWKSDESLYERECGNKPGFAVYIRFPNSQRVSYGQFVRVHWKWSGRITKVLNQCMESKEYMEIRNALIVLTKISSIFPVIRKSGVNLEKRVAKLKGDEREDLKVLATGVAAALAARKSSWLSEEEFGMGLLELKQGPAKVLPGNQSTDPLTAKDQSVRAKSIEGRHERSEGAMKSDAQQKKNVLSSNGSENQISSSSAQGKASGVIRGSDEPPKLLSDEGVKVSKPSAESETRVSQKRVSHNAGKTSKHDLIKEDTKSGKSTSRGVTQQASSVPVDKEVSSQTADGVHDTTANSLAASNGNLHMAPRKQKRFVPAEEQDRGTKRRKGESESRDGDFSEHADKDKNLDSRLVDKFRPMDHEKSTSEEQIISRPEKLKEKVDDKYDRDPREKADRTERRRGEDTIERPTDKSLERRERSIERVQERGTDRAPDKGREDRNKEERSKAKHAEPSIDRAHPSDERAERFRGQSLPPPPPLPASFVPQSVGANRRDEDTDRRGGSTRHSQRSSPRRDDKEKWHLEENTTSLQDDGKHRREEDIRDRKREDRDVSSSKVDDRDRDKGSIVKEESDPNSASKRRKIKRDQSGLEAGEYAPSAPQLPSHGTSSSQLFETRERDRKGAISQHRASHPDDLPRMHGKDSNKSSRREADQVHEREWEEEKRPRAETKRKHRK